In the Scylla paramamosain isolate STU-SP2022 unplaced genomic scaffold, ASM3559412v1 Contig1, whole genome shotgun sequence genome, AACGGAGTTCACCGCCGTctccttatttattgtttgtcaACAAAGCCCCGCAGAGAAGATACCTCCTCGACAAGAAATTTGTATACTTCTTCGTCAGCTGCTACTCGCAGTTGACGAAGAGAGGTCAGTGACGAGGAGAAGAGTGCCATTTATTGCACAGTGAAGAAATATAAGTAACTACACGCTAGTGAATCCTACAAGGCACGGTGGTAACAGTAGTATCTATCAGTGCAcggtgtggtggagagggaggctaTACTAGCATTTTCTGGCTGTCTGGTTGCCAGTTATTAATACACTATCATTACCATAGCTGCTGAGTGAGGCTTGTTGTGTTTCTGCAGTTTGTTGGGCTAAAATCTGTCCAGTCCATCCATGTGCTTGTGTTTACATAACTTTGCGGTTTTTCCGCACCTCACTCTGGGACGAAGatcattcctctttttccacaAACAGTGTAAAAATGTTTAATTTACAATATAGCATTATACATTATAAAGCTGTAATTCAATAACATTTTATCATGTACCTAGAACATTTAAAATATCACTACGTGCAACACTATACCCGTCTCTCCGTACAAAGTTAAACTCGGTTCATCTCTTCTGCTCGACGACGTCCGTTCAAGCAGAGGCAGAAACAGATCCCGGTTCACACTGCAGTCGTTCGAATGGAAACGGGGATGACGTAATTGTTGGATGGTGTACGGAGACAGAATCCGTAAAAACAGAGTAGTGTAAACCAGGCCTCAGGCCACACTGCACCACTAGCCCACTGCCTCATTCTAGCCACAGCCGCCAGTTCCTCCACAGCCGCCAGTTCCTCTCCGTTCTGGCAAACGGTTCAGTCACCGTGAGGTGGTGGTCCCTCTGGGTGGTGGCGTGAGTGGCGTGGGTTGAGGTGAGCGGGGGCGGCAGGCGTACTGGTGCCAGTTGTGTCGTTTGTTGCCTGAGGGCCACATCCGCCCGCTGTTCAAGGGACTGTATGCTGAGCTGCTGATGTGCGGCCCAAAGTCGCATACATCCTCAGTGCTCTGGCCTGAACTGTCAAACTGGGCTAGGTAGGACGATGGGCAGCAGGGCCAGGTGAGTGGTGTGTATTCCATTACAGGGTGGACCTAGGCTCTTTCGAGGGACGAGATGCCCCAGGCTTCGAGTACACCCCCAATGTGCTGAATTCAACTCAGCTTCCTCCTCATGCAGGACACTCACTCTGCTGCAAAGTCAGTAATCTCACCTAAGCACTGTGTAGCAGATATTGGGCCACTGCGAGTGCAATGAGCAGTGGGTTTTCTCCAATAGTTTTATCATGGACAGCACATCAGGAGCGCGGGGCATACCCAGACAGCTCATGGGAGGAGGGTCCCTCCTGCATGTTGGCCATAACACTGCTTGTCTCACAACTTGCTTGAGTGgcagcgaagagagagagagagagagagagagagagagagagagagagagagagagagagagagagagagagagagagagagagagagagagagagagagagagagagagagagagagagagagagagagagagagagagagagaggctgaagtgGTGGGGAGTGGCTACCACTTTATTCCCTGaggaattttttaaattttgggAAGGTTAGGTCATGTCGAGTATGGAGGGGGGATATTGTGAGGCATCTGATGGCCTAAACAACACTATCGTCCACAAAAAGCTATCATCACGGAACTACCCAATAGCATTTCACTATCCTCgctgacaagaggaggaggcagtagatacctgccgaaacgataattacttccagtgaggttaaaagcactgttcagggtttgctgtgaacttaccattaaacccagctgtgacctcactgaacgtttccctttgtgtctcacaacacaagggggcagtcacagcctgccctctaaagacaactcttttcctccacacaaaactacaagcatctgataacacacacccttcactcaaaaatttcaaaatcatcatggcgactcctacaccagcctcggagttcccatctggggaagggaccataaatgtccctaggtcggactgcctttctgtcgacgatcctaagtgccttgacacccacctcaactttttcttcattaacttctgcaacatttgcggtctacgatctaattttcaatctgtagaacaccacctctcctcttctaaacctcatcttcttttcctcactgaaactcaggcgtctgaggcaactgacagtagccccttttctgttccctcctactttctctatcttcattttcgatccaaagctggatgttgcgtttatgtgcgcaatgacttaacctgctctcgttcccacgctcttgaatcttccgagttttccaccatctgcctacgactacggagtcactctcaaactaaatttatctgtgctgtatatatctctcacctaacttctctgctaactacttaacttccaaagtagagcacattctgaccctcttcccttttgcagagatttccattcttaGATTCAATGTTTACCActagctttggttttcctctcccttcactgaccatcctggtgaactagacttcaactttgctatcctccatgacccatagcaattggtgcaacacccttttcgtattcctgaccgtcttggaggtacgcccaacattcttgaccttttccttacctctaatccttctgcttatgttgtcaccctttcttctccattcggctcttccgatcacaatctcatatctatatcttgtcctatcgctccaatccctcctcaggatccccctaagcgaaggtgcctctggcgttttgcctctgctagttggggggacctgaggaggtattttgctgattttccttggaatgactactgcttccgtgtccgagacccgtctttgtgtgctgaacgcacaacagaggtgatagtgtctggcatggaagtgtacattcctcactctttttctcgacgtaaaccttccagaccttggtttaacacagcttgttctcgtgctatacatgatagagaggtggcccacaaaaggtatttaagccttccatcaccaaaatctgatgcactttatatttctgccgggAACCATGCCAAaactgttctccaactaaccaaagactccttcattaacagaaagtgtcaaaacctttcaagatctaactcccctcgtgacttctggcatctagccaaaaatatctccaataactttgcttcttctttctctcctttctttcaaccagatggcaccactgttatcacatctatttctaaagctgaaatcttcgctcaaacctttgctaaaaactctaccttggaccattctggacttgttcctccctctcctccaccctctgactacttcatgctacctattaatattcttcgcaatgatgttttccatgcccttgctggcctaaaccctcggaaggcttatggacctgatggggtctctcctattgttctccgaaactgacgaaaagcttttgattccaccctgtctagaagagcagtgaaaccccccccccagacatatgaagcatactccatacatggacggataaggcattgtacagagttagcagctgcggtggtgagaaaaactgacggagacgtcgcagaacacctaacttcatagaagctgttttagctagagatcagatgtgaagtttccagttcagattataagtaaaggacagactgaggatgttcaatgtagaagaggtggacagctgagtgtcactgaagaagaggggatagttgtctggaaggttgtgtcaagttgatagatggaggaattgtgtttttgaggtattgaacaataccaagtttgctctgccccaatcagaaattttagaaagatcataagtcaagcgttctgtgacttccctgcgtaaaatgtttatttcctgaagggttggacgtctatgaaaagacgtggaaaagtgcagggtggtatcatcagcgtaggaatgggtaggacaagaagtttggtttagaaaatcattaatgaataataagaagatagtgggtgacaggacagaaccctgaggaacaccactgttaatagatttaggaggagaacagtgaccgtctaccacagcagcaacagaatggtcagaaaggaaacttgagatgaagttacagagagaaggatagaagccgtaggagggtaatttggaaatcaaagctttgtgccagactctatcatagacgtccaacccttgagGAGGTAATCACTTcaggcagggaagccacagaacgcttgacttctgatctttcaaaaatttctgattgggacagagcaaacttggtattgttcaatgcttcaaaaactcaattcctccatctatcaactcgacacaacattccagacaaccctcttcttcaatgacactcaactgtccccctcttctacactgaacatcttcggtctgtcctttacttataatctgaactggaaacttcacatctcatctctagctaaaacagcttctatgaagttaggtgttctgagacgtctccgccagtttttctcaccctccccccccagctgctaactctgtacaagggccttatccgtccatgtatggagtatgcttcacatatctggggggcttccactcatactgctcttctagacagggtggaatcaaaagcttttcgtttcgtcaactcctctcctctaactgactgtcttcagcctctctctcatcgccgcaatgttgcatctctagctgtcttctaccgctattttcatgctaactgctcttccgatcttgctaactgcatgcctcccctcctcctgcggcctctctgcacaagactttcttctttctctcacccctattctgtccacctctctaacgcaagagttaaccagtattctcagtcattcatccctttctctggtaaactttggaactccttgcctgcttctgtatttccaccttcctatgacttgaattccttcaagaaggaggtttcaagatacttatccttcaattttttactactgctttggacccttttatgggactggcatttcagtgggcatttttttttttttattggatttttgttgcctttggccagtgttcctccttcataaaaaaaataaataaacacttgcCCTGCAGATCATCTCCACGGTGGGATCAGTGATGCTGACGCTGCCGCTGTCCCTGCTGCTTTCCCTGCTGGCTGAGTCTCCTTTTGTGGGCATTGAGAAACTGCTGCTAAGGCCCAGTGAGTCTTTATTTAATCTAGCCTAgctcaaccaaacctaacttcaaGAGACTGCTGCTAAGGCTTTGTCTAagctaacctagcttaaccctATCCGAACTGTTGCTGAGACCCAATTAGTTTTTGTCTAGCCTAGCCTTACCTaactaacctagcctaacatgAACTtacctaactcagcctaacctagCATATCCTAACAGAAATGCTGCTGAGGCCCAGTGAGtctttgcttgtttgtgtttggACAGGAtaggggtttttttttttttttttttctttaagatcAAAGTTTTTTGAGATAAAGTTTGTGTTgcgtttagaaaaaaaaattaaagtgaaggtgagtttatttttttttttttttaaggctcgAGTTTGGGTTTGTGCAGTATTTGTGTTTGAAGATATAGGGTtaggtttgtttgtgtgtgtgtgttattacagTATTATCATTTGTTGGAacaaattttcttatttatgttgGTAATCAGACCTGGTGACTTTTTATCCAGTATTTTATTGTCGACGAAATGGAGTTAagttgtgttttattttgttttacataTTGTTCCTCCCTTTTTATGAGGACATTGTTTTTAATTTGTTGACACAAGTCTCCCTGAACAAACACTTTGCAGATCACAACACACCGCGGCCTGCACCACCCAGTCAAGAGAAGGCTGCCCCACCACCCCCTGTCAGCCCTGTCTTCCATGATGGCGAAAGGGCAGAGGgtaccaccactagcaccaccaccaccactgctggcTTCTCTAACCCTGCCTTCACTGTGGAGGAAGTggcaaggaagtgaaggaaaccATGGCCAggaatactattactactactgttatgtACCACTTCTACCAATATTACTATTGATAGTACTGTTATAGTCATCCAAATCCTTTCTGGTCGCTAGGCAGGGTCTAGCCAGCCACGGGGAATCCCTTTCAGTTGCCGCCTGTGCGGCACCACAATGGCCTTGAAATGTCTAAGTATGTTCTAACCACCAAATTCTACAGTGAGGCTGTATATATTCATGACTGACCAAGATTTTTTCATGGAAAAACAATTGCTAAGGTCAAGATAGAGTGAAATTATCCTCGGATTCAATTTTTATGAACATCATGAAAATACTGTTTTCTCATTGAGACTTTATTTCCATACCGCCAATGTTATCAATCttgacgtatttttttttactgaataacaattataataatagtggtaatgagagagagagagagagagagagagagagagagagagagagagagagagagagagagaatgcgattAGCAAATTTGGATGAGGTCAAGGTGTTTGAAGGACAAGCAAGGTTGGTGAGGACAAAAAGTAACAACACTGGGAGCTCCCTGCTGTGTGACGGCCACCACCCAAGAAGGATTTGTAAGAGTATAGACATTGTTATTACTTTTAGAGTGCTGCTATTTCTCTTATTGCTTGTATTGCtgtcattactaccaccaccatcacctattCCTGCTactgtactattactactatttacagtgctactaccactactcttACTACCAGATATTGCTGCTGTATCATGGTTATTGAATCGAGGACTGCATTCGCTTCTTTCAAAAAAAATTTTCCCCACCGCCATACCACTCTCCCATTTAATTTTGCGTGAGAGACTAGACCAGCGAGAACTTATAGTAATGTCCATCAATGGCAATGTTATTTGTGTGGTTTTAATGGCAGGAGGACAAGGAGCGCTAGGAATAGTTAGGGTagcgaaggaaaaggaagacaaacaatgGTCACCAGGCAGAGTGGGGAGGATTCATTGTCACCCTTCTCAACTTGTTTAGGTGTGAAGCTTAACGCAtccttagttgttgttgttataaatataaatatatatatatatatatatatatatatatatatatatatatatatatatatatatatatatatatatatatatatatatatatatatatatatatatatatatatatatatatatatatatatatatatatatatatatatatatatgtaatgaaatacattaaaagaCATAAAACgtataatttccttttctttccacctttaGAGTTGAATTCTcatttttttgccttatttatttgttttttgttttttgttttttttatctttcttgctttctttttttttattcatattttgaattcctctcatatttattaatctaaaaaaaatcaattccttattctttattttttttttcttttgatgtaaTTTTCTGTGTATtgttcctgtgtttttttctttattcctccttccatttcttttctcctttgctttgtttttatatccgctctctctctctctctctctctctctctctctctctctctctctctctctctctctctctctctctctctctgattttattATTTACCTATTCTGTGTCTTTCCCTGAACTTTCTTAAGCTTTATTTCATTCAGCTATTGTTActgctaaaagagagagagatagagaaaatcGGGAAGTAGTGAAGATAGAAGAagctgagagaaagaggagaaaagatgatgTAAGTGTGGTAGGGGCGCAACGTTTACGCCGAAAAGATGCTGACCTGTGCATTAAGTGAGAAGACCCTTGTGCAGGTCGCCAGCTGAAGTGACCTATTGACATGGAGAAAGTGAGACCCTATGTGAACAGGCTACAACTTAAACCCCCTGTTGGAGCGACATATAGGAGAGTGTTTCCAGTTGTTTGGCTCTTAAGAATTCCTAGACCCATAACATGTATGATAATGTGCTGTTGTCGCAGTCATGATAATGTGCTATCACACCTATGATGTTACTGTCCTATCACACTTAGGATACTTATCTGTGTGCATATAAATTACTAAGTACGTGTCAACTGCGTAACTGTCACGCGTACCAGTATCAGTGTACTGTATAATTGGGAGATTAAACGAATACTTACCAAGTATGATGTTTGATCGTAATTTCACGAACATTTAACTGCGTCACTGAGGTAGTAAACGAGATGCCCGCTTCACCAGCTCCACGTCAGTCCTTCAGAGAATAGGTTTGAGGAAGCAGCCAGAATATTCAAGTTGTAGCTACAACTGAGCTACAAGAGactagggaagggagggagggcgttTACTACCTCAGTGACGCAGTTAAATGTTCGTGAAATTACGATCAAACATCATACTTGGTAAGTATTCGTTTAATCTCCCAATTTCACTTCACGACTATTTAACTGACGTCACCGGTAGTCAACGAGAACTTTAGAGTGGTTCCTCAAACCTATCAAGCCACTCAAAGGCTAAAGAACAAGAATGTGGAAGCATGAACAGCCTTTTATTACCCAATATTCAGTAACAAACCCAAACAAGTACAACAACAGCACGGCTTACAACAATAATGCGCGTGAAGAACTACAAGTTATGAGAGTACAGTTCTGGAAAATTCACCAGCATCAATTATGGGCTTCCTGTAGTACTTCGTGAATGTAGATTCTCTGGTCCAGCCAATAGTAGAGATAATTGTCGACAAAGGGAGCCGCAGGGCCGCCTTACTGGCTGACGCCGACCTGGTAGAATGAGGTGAAAAAATGCCAAGATTAATGCCAGCAGCTCGCATGACATCTTTCGTCCAGCGACGTAATGTGTCCCGTGAAGCCAGTTTGACTGGAGGTCTTGTTGTGAGAAAGAAACCCGTGAGCGAACCCCGCATGTTGTTTGTGCGTTCTAGATAGCTCATCGTTGAGGTGACAACACATAACCTCCTGTCTGGGGGATAGGCTACGAAAACCAATTCTGACAAGTGTGTACCTGGCCTAGAAGTTTTTAGCGGATCACCAATCCTAAAAGAGACCCGACTGTCCGAAACAGTCATGTTCCTAATGTCTAACATATGTAAAGTCTGACCGCGTTGACCAGAGAGGAGCAACATAAGGATTGTTAGCTTCCTTGATAACTGAATCAAGGACAAATCTTTATCGGGCCCAAGACCTATGATGTGATCCAAGATCAAGTGAGGATCCCAGGTCGTACCGTAGCGGGGTAAGGACGGTCTCACCTGAAAGACTGCTTTCATAAACCTTGTAGCTAAGGGATGTTGTCCTGCCGGCTGGCCATTGATACTTGCCACTGCCGAGATGGCCGACCGTAACGTGTTGATGGAGCTGTAAGTCCTACCTGCACCCCTCCTAAATTCGGAAAGGAGGAAATCTAAAAGGTCAGCTGAAGATGGCTGAAAGAGATCAATTTTCCTGCCGAAGCAAAATGACAACCATTTCTTAATATGCGACCCATACTGTACTCTCGTGCTCTCCCTCCAGGAGTGCAGCAGAAATCCGGCAACTTCCGGCGAAAGGCCGCGACTTTGGTACGATTCCCTGATAATACCATCGCTGTCAAGATCAACACTTGAGACCGAGGATGTGTGAGAGTTGGATTTTGTGGCAGCACGAGAGGAAGACGGGGGAGAAGCACAGGAGGTGCCGTTAGCAAGCGGAGGGCTGTCGGGAACCATACTTGAGTCGGCCATAGAGGAAGAATCACCATCACTGTAGCTTCGTCTTCCTGGAGCTTTTGGAGGACCCTTGATATAATACTGAAAGGTGGGAAAGCATAGAAGTTCTTATTTGACCAAGTCATCGTGAAGGCATTAACATGAATGGCACAGGGATCTGGCTTCCAGGAAACATAAGCAGGTAATTGTGTATTTATGCGAGTGGCAAACAGGTCAACATCAGGTGTGTAATAGAGTTGAGAAATGCTTTGGAAAATATGAGGCAGTAACATCCATTCCGCATCCATGTTTTTCAATCGGGATAGTTTGTCTGCCTCTGTATTATGTAGGCCCTGTATATGCTGTGTTGACAAAGTAATACCCCTTGACAGAGCCCATTCAAAAATTTGTTCCACTATCACATGAAGGTAAAGTTTAGTACTGCCACAACGATCTAAACAGGTAAGTGCAGTGACACTGTCAGAACGGAGGCGAATATGAGTACCCCAATTATCCTTGCAAAGAGACTGTAGACCCATGAGAATAGCTTTTAATTCTAAACAGTTGATGTGATCCAGTTCATCATGAGCCCAGTGACCAGCAGTCCTGGCATTCCCCACCACTGCGCCCCAGCCAGTCAGGGAGGCGTCACAAAACAATTCTAGTTGGTGGGGACTGGATCGTAACGACTTTGTTTGTGAATCTATATTATTAATCCACCATTTGATTAACCCCTGAGCATGATTGTCCAAGATAACAGGTGAGTTATAATTCCCATGATGCCGTGCGAGTTCCTTGTTACGAATTATTTCCAAGTACTTATACCTGAGTGGTGCCAACTCCACGGCAGGGTCAGAGGCTACAGCCATACCAATAAAGGAGGAGAGTTCAAGTAAGGATATAACATCTTTGTTCAGTAGAAGTGAACCCTGTGCCTTaatgtgcttcctcctcctgggtGTCAGAGTGGCAGTCATGTCTACAGAGTTTAATACCACACCAAGAAACTCAATCTCTTGGGTAGGCTCTAGGACCGATTTGTGAGGATTTACTGTGAGCCCTAAGGAGTCAAAAAGGTGTAGAGCGTAAAGCACATTAGATCCTAAAACGTCAGCAGAGTCAGCAATAAAGATGCAATCATCCAAATAGCATGACACGAAAATTCCCAACTTATGAAGATGCGAGAGGACAGGTTTTAACAATTTAGTGAAAATACGGGGTGCTGAAGTCAAACCCTGTGGAAGGCAAGTAAAGCGGAACGTAGAGTTACGCCAAGTAAATTTAAACCAATTCCTGTCCTCTGGCCTCACATAGACTGAAAAATAAGCGTCTTTGAAATCAATAGACATGAAATGACAGTTCTGGTGGATTAAAGGTAGCACATTTTTGAGAGTATCCATCTTAAAATGTATATGGTCCACATATTCGTTAAGTTCTTTCAAATTCAGAATGACTCTAGCTGTGCCGTCTCTCTTAATGGTAGGAAAAATGTTAGAAAGAAAACCATGTCCCCCTGGTGCACATAATTCAACTATCCTCTGCTCCAAGAACTTTAGCATGGCAGAGTCCAGCGCTTTTTCATCTGAAAGTGACAAGCTAAGAGGAGCCGGAGGGCTCCCCTGTATGGGGACACGCACAAAAGCTAAAAATTTTCCATGTACCACATCATAGATCCATTTATCCGAGGAAAGAAGGTTCCACTGTAACCTGGCATCAAAGATTTTTCCCCCATGAAAATTATCCGGAGTATTAATCAAGTCCATGAACAAGGGACTTACCAAAGGTACTTTCACTGGTGAGCTCTGTGTCTCGGCATCCCCTTCCCCTGGGGAGGCCTCTGGCCTAAAAAAAGACCTTGTTTGGTGACGTGGTCTCGGCTGCTGAGAGTGAGGGCGTGAGGGTAACTGGCGAGGTGAAGCAAATCGTTTTCCAGGAGCTTTGTAAGGGCGGAAGGTGGGCCGCCCAAGTTTCCTGGATTTGTGAATTTCCTCACACTTCTTAATCACATCGAACGGGAATAAATCATCCTTGCCGACCTCACACTCCCAATTGCAGAGCTCTGCCAAGGCAGAATCATTCACATGAGTTCGAGCAACCTCTTTCCGAAGCTGATTGATGTAGTTAACAGCGGAAGTCAGTAGCCTCAGGCTGTTATTAAGACCATCAAGGTAGTAGTTTACAGGCTTGTCTTTCTTATCACCAATATCACTGATGCAACAGGCAATGGGGACCAACGCCTTGGTCAACAGTTTATTAGTAAGTGACAGCCGAGTGTCAACTAGCTTTCCACCGACGCTCATTGCCTTTGTGATGGCAGAATTAGTCGCTGGGACCTTTAAATTGGGTACATTACTCGGGAGTTTGATCTTATCACATGTAAGCTTCACACCGTCAGAAGAGGGCCGACGTCTCAGACTGGCATTAAGAATGCCAGCCAGGCGGTCAGATAAGGGGTCACCTGTCTCTTCCTCACCCCGGAAGTGGCCAGCAAACTCATCGAGAGCTTTCTGGAAATCCGCATCAACCACCGAATCACCGGTTGACTGTGTAGCGGGGGCAGTAAGCAGATCGAGGTCGTCAAGGGGATCAGCTTCGGGCAGACACCGAGGCGCTTCAGCTGCCTCATCATCAGAATGGGGGAAGGTGAAGTTTGTCTCCACCGACACTGGAGGGACTGCCGGCTGGTCTAATCTTTCAATTAGAGCACCCAAAAGGGTAGAAAGCTTGTCCAAAGTTACTTCACTCGAAGGAGGCACCGCTGTATCGCCGATGTGGCTCGGGCCCGCAGCTGACTGCGGACAGGCGGGAGGTGGTTGAGTACTGGAACTATCCCGGGAGGCCTTCCTCCGCTTGCCATCGCCTTCTAGAAGGTCCTTCTCACGTCGCTTCCCTCCCGAAGCAGGTGAGGGGGGACGCCGAGGCGTTCCTGAGCCCTTTTCCCGTTCCGACATCTCACGTCTAGAAAGAACGGAAAACGGGAAGGAAACACAAGAGCCAACATATACGTCCTTAGATCATATATGTGGAATCACCATACAGCTAACACCCTGCTGTAGCGGGTGAAGGCTTACCAGGCTGACTCCTAAGAGAAAGCCGGTGAACAGAAGCCAGGTGGTCGACGAGCGGAACAGCAGACAGCGTTGAGGTGTGGACTGTGTGGAGACTAGCAGCGAACTGACGTGGAGCTGGTGAAGCGGGCATCTCGTTGACTACCGGTGACGTCAGTTAAATAGTCGTGAAGTGAAATTATATGTACAGagcagagaagaaggggaagtgaACCACCGCAGCAAGGAGCAGAGAAGCAGGGGGTGTGAACCAACACAGTGGGTAGTGAGCCAATGCTGCAGGAAGCTGAGGAGCAGGGGGTGTGAAGCACAGCAGCAGCGAGCAAGCCAACGCAgcgggaaggagagaagcagaatGGAGGGAGCGCAGTGTGGCAATCCCGTGTACCATCACAATGGGAGAAGTGCGTGTGTTCTTCTGTGTATTTCCTACATCCCAGGGCTGTTGTGggctggtgttgtgttgtgggcAGGCAGGACGAAAGATGTCCTGCTTCCCATAAAAGGCCATGCCTGGAGTGGGACAGATGCCACCACTCCCTGGACACTGAAACGGCTTCAGGAGCGTTTTCTCATCTCTGCCCTCACTACTGGTAATGATGTGTGtgctctgatctctctctctctctctcctcttgttaccaATAATTAAAGGTATGGAGTCAGACGTCTGTACGCTGCAGACTCAGGTGTAAGGAGTTATTAGGCGTGTTGTAGTTGTCACACACATAAGGTGTGGCTCTCGATGTTGCAGACACATGTAGGTACGTCGTAATTGTTACACACATAAGTTGTGgttctctattttttatttttattattaacttttgcaatatttgcagtcttagatctaatttttaatctgtagaacaccacctctcctctgctaaatctcatcttcctttcctcactgaaacgcaggtgcctgaggcaactgacagtagcctcttttctgttccctcccactttctctatccccattttcaatccaaa is a window encoding:
- the LOC135095651 gene encoding uncharacterized protein LOC135095651, whose amino-acid sequence is MSEREKGSGTPRRPPSPASGGKRREKDLLEGDGKRRKASRDSSSTQPPPACPQSAAGPSHIGDTAVPPSSEVTLDKLSTLLGALIERLDQPAVPPVSVETNFTFPHSDDEAAEAPRCLPEADPLDDLDLLTAPATQSTGDSVVDADFQKALDEFAGHFRGEEETGDPLSDRLAGILNASLRRRPSSDGVKLTCDKIKLPSNVPNLKVPATNSAITKAMSVGGKLVDTRLSLTNKLLTKALVPIACCISDIGDKKDKPVNYYLDGLNNSLRLLTSAVNYINQLRKEVARTHVNDSALAELCNWECEVGKDDLFPFDVIKKCEEIHKSRKLGRPTFRPYKAPGKRFASPRQLPSRPHSQQPRPRHQTRSFFRPEASPGEGDAETQSSPVKVPLVGVSQ